In Marinobacter antarcticus, one genomic interval encodes:
- a CDS encoding universal stress protein encodes MFHDVKKILYVSDLDQGSRPAFRAAVSLCGHYSGAQITYLYVIESLSSTARSLLSNMMEEKELEDMLHKGVEELSLKIRGRIERFCAEELEEHEVLGLKNIEARIEEGTPWRKILEVGDEMNADVIVMGTRKHSALGQALMGSTATKTLTHSKRPVLIVPLGVG; translated from the coding sequence ATGTTTCATGATGTTAAAAAGATTTTGTATGTCTCAGATCTTGATCAAGGTTCGCGTCCGGCATTCCGTGCAGCGGTCAGCCTGTGTGGTCACTACTCTGGCGCTCAGATCACGTATCTGTACGTGATTGAGTCCCTGTCGAGTACCGCACGCAGTTTGCTGAGTAACATGATGGAGGAAAAAGAGCTCGAGGACATGCTGCACAAGGGCGTTGAGGAGTTGAGCCTCAAGATCCGCGGGCGGATAGAGCGCTTCTGCGCGGAAGAGCTGGAAGAGCACGAAGTGTTAGGCCTGAAGAACATTGAGGCGCGCATCGAGGAAGGCACGCCCTGGCGTAAAATCCTTGAGGTCGGCGACGAGATGAATGCCGATGTGATCGTTATGGGAACCCGCAAGCACAGCGCGCTAGGGCAGGCACTGATGGGCTCTACCGCGACCAAGACGCTGACTCACTCCAAGCGTCCGGTTCTGATCGTGCCGCTGGGTGTTGGCTGA
- the paaC gene encoding 1,2-phenylacetyl-CoA epoxidase subunit PaaC, whose amino-acid sequence MTQQQALQEYLLRLADSDIILSQRLCELTGKAPAVEEELALMNVALDLVGQARNWYEYVAELIDDGRDADKLVYLRDTHDYRNLLMVEQPNEDYAVTMARQFFFDVWHYFTLKSLVNAGDERIANIAAKAVKEATYHLRRSSEWVKRMGDGTEESHRRIQEAFDLLWRFTGELVTPDDTDHAMFKAGIGPDPEQLKQDWFGMVREVAAEATLTTGAEDAWMYMGGKSGVHTEHLGLILAEMQFLPRAYPDATTW is encoded by the coding sequence ATGACCCAGCAACAAGCTCTACAGGAATACCTGCTCCGCCTGGCGGACTCCGACATCATTCTGAGCCAACGCCTTTGTGAGCTGACTGGTAAAGCACCGGCGGTTGAAGAAGAACTGGCACTGATGAACGTTGCGCTCGACCTGGTGGGTCAGGCCCGCAACTGGTACGAGTACGTCGCCGAACTGATCGATGACGGCCGCGACGCCGACAAACTGGTTTATCTGCGGGATACCCACGACTATCGCAACCTGCTGATGGTCGAGCAACCGAATGAAGACTACGCCGTCACCATGGCGCGCCAGTTTTTCTTCGATGTGTGGCACTACTTCACGCTGAAAAGCCTGGTGAACGCCGGTGACGAGCGCATTGCCAACATTGCGGCCAAGGCTGTCAAAGAGGCCACCTATCACCTGCGCCGCTCTTCGGAGTGGGTCAAGCGCATGGGCGACGGTACCGAGGAAAGCCACCGCCGCATTCAGGAAGCTTTTGATCTCCTGTGGCGCTTCACCGGCGAACTGGTGACTCCGGATGATACCGACCACGCCATGTTCAAGGCCGGCATTGGCCCGGATCCTGAGCAGTTGAAGCAGGACTGGTTTGGCATGGTGCGTGAAGTAGCTGCCGAGGCCACCCTGACAACCGGCGCGGAAGATGCCTGGATGTACATGGGCGGCAAAAGCGGCGTTCACACTGAGCACCTGGGGCTCATCCTGGCCGAGATGCAGTTCCTGCCTCGCGCCTACCCGGATGCGACCACCTGGTAA
- the paaE gene encoding 1,2-phenylacetyl-CoA epoxidase subunit PaaE, with protein MNKFYSLALKEVRPETRNAVSLCFDLPADMAEKFKYKQGQHLVVRAKVDGEEVRRTYSICSSVNDEELRIAIKRVPGGVFSSFANEQLKPGSTLDVMPPQGHFSTDLDPEREGNYLAVAAGSGITPILSIVKTTLETEPKSQFTLFYGNKGTSSTMFRDQLQDLKNEYMTRFNLVYIFTREEQDIDLYNGRIDADKCDQLFDHWIDAKNLTAAFLCGPQMLTETVRDSLVRHGLEKSKVHYELFTPAGGVPQARKDRAETKVDPQAVSVVTVKADGRSLTFNLVRDTKSILQAGNDEGADLPYSCQAGVCSTCRAKVIEGEVEMDQNFALEDYEVEAGYVLSCQCYPVSDKVVLDYDEM; from the coding sequence ATGAATAAATTCTACTCGCTGGCCCTCAAAGAGGTCAGGCCGGAAACAAGAAACGCCGTGTCCCTGTGCTTTGATCTGCCCGCCGATATGGCAGAAAAATTCAAGTACAAGCAAGGTCAGCACCTTGTGGTGCGTGCCAAAGTGGATGGCGAAGAAGTGCGCCGCACCTACTCCATTTGCTCCAGTGTGAATGATGAAGAGCTGCGAATCGCCATAAAGCGCGTACCCGGTGGCGTATTCTCCAGTTTTGCCAACGAACAGCTAAAACCCGGCTCCACGCTGGATGTGATGCCCCCACAGGGACATTTCTCCACGGATCTGGATCCGGAGCGTGAAGGCAACTACCTGGCGGTCGCCGCTGGCAGTGGCATCACCCCGATTCTGTCCATCGTGAAAACCACACTGGAAACAGAGCCCAAGAGCCAGTTCACCCTGTTCTACGGCAACAAGGGCACCAGCAGCACCATGTTCCGGGATCAGCTGCAGGACCTTAAAAACGAATACATGACCCGCTTCAACCTGGTGTACATCTTCACCCGGGAAGAGCAGGACATAGACCTTTATAACGGGCGCATTGATGCCGACAAATGTGACCAGCTGTTTGACCACTGGATTGACGCCAAGAATCTGACCGCTGCGTTCCTCTGCGGCCCTCAGATGTTGACCGAGACCGTGCGTGACTCACTGGTGCGCCACGGGCTGGAAAAGTCGAAAGTTCACTACGAACTCTTTACGCCTGCCGGTGGAGTGCCTCAGGCACGCAAAGACCGTGCTGAAACCAAAGTCGACCCGCAAGCTGTCAGCGTTGTAACCGTAAAAGCAGATGGCCGCTCACTGACCTTCAACCTGGTGCGAGATACCAAGAGCATTCTCCAGGCGGGTAACGACGAAGGCGCCGACCTGCCCTACTCGTGCCAAGCCGGTGTCTGCTCTACCTGCCGCGCCAAGGTAATCGAAGGCGAAGTCGAAATGGATCAGAACTTCGCACTGGAAGATTACGAAGTTGAGGCGGGCTACGTGTTGTCGTGCCAGTGCTACCCCGTTAGCGACAAGGTAGTCCTCGACTACGACGAAATGTAA
- the paaD gene encoding 1,2-phenylacetyl-CoA epoxidase subunit PaaD, translated as MNEREPSSVDVLIASDRVPANAHPELLTEDAIWELLDNVKDPEVPAVSVVELGIVRRLSWDGKHLSIDVTPTYSGCPATELIEELIVEALRAAGIRDPQINRVLTPAWTTDWITEEGREKLRVFGIAPPKGSASKMSLLGADEVIACPLCGSEHTERISEFGSTACKALYRCRDCLEPFDYFKCI; from the coding sequence GTGAATGAACGTGAACCATCATCTGTAGACGTACTGATTGCCAGCGACCGGGTACCGGCCAACGCCCACCCGGAACTGCTGACAGAAGACGCAATCTGGGAACTGCTGGATAACGTCAAGGACCCGGAAGTGCCTGCGGTCAGCGTAGTGGAGCTGGGCATAGTGCGCAGGCTAAGCTGGGATGGCAAACATCTGAGCATAGATGTAACGCCAACCTACTCCGGCTGCCCCGCGACAGAGCTGATCGAAGAGCTGATCGTCGAAGCCCTGCGTGCAGCCGGCATTCGTGATCCGCAGATCAATCGCGTGCTTACGCCGGCCTGGACCACAGACTGGATAACCGAAGAAGGCCGCGAAAAACTCCGGGTATTTGGCATAGCTCCGCCCAAGGGCAGTGCCAGCAAAATGAGCCTGCTGGGCGCCGATGAAGTGATCGCCTGCCCACTGTGTGGCAGCGAGCACACCGAGCGCATCAGCGAATTCGGCTCTACTGCCTGCAAGGCGCTTTATCGCTGCCGCGATTGCCTTGAACCCTTCGACTACTTCAAATGCATATAG
- the paaB gene encoding 1,2-phenylacetyl-CoA epoxidase subunit PaaB: protein MSEWRLYEVFVRSKHGLNHKHVGSVHAADNEMAMENARELYTRRNEGVSIWVVPSDTITASASDEKEVLFDPSEDKVYRHASFYKLPDEVGHM, encoded by the coding sequence ATGTCTGAATGGCGCCTATACGAAGTCTTCGTACGCAGTAAGCACGGTCTCAACCACAAACACGTGGGTAGCGTGCACGCTGCAGATAATGAAATGGCCATGGAAAACGCCCGCGAACTGTACACCCGTCGTAACGAAGGGGTAAGCATCTGGGTCGTTCCGTCTGACACCATCACGGCCTCTGCTTCGGACGAAAAAGAGGTTCTTTTCGATCCTTCCGAAGACAAGGTTTACCGGCACGCTTCTTTTTACAAGCTGCCTGACGAAGTCGGACACATGTGA
- the paaZ gene encoding phenylacetic acid degradation bifunctional protein PaaZ yields MSVLKSFIAGDWIGEQAAKALPSAINGEIVAHTHDDTLDFRKAVEYGRKVGGKTLLAMDFQERALALKAMAMYLQEHKKELYALSMHTGSSKADNGIDIDGGFGTLFSYASMGRRELPSGNVIHEGPVTQLGKNNHFAGTHIMVPRGGVAVHIDAYNFPVWGMLEKFAPTFLAGMPSIVKPATSTCYVTELAVRLMHESGALPEGSLQLIIGSTGDLFEHLEEQDVVTFTGSAKTARMLRNHPNIINRSIPFNAEADSLNSALLAPDVTPEHEEFDLFVREVGREMVAKAGQKCTAIRRVMVPQDQVQAVCDKLKERLSKITTGDPSVEGVRMGALASIDQLEDVKANIQELLKTSELVVGGEGNFKPTGEGTEKGAFIEPHVLLCRNPENGCGAHDIEAFGPVATIIPYNTLDEAIELVAKGRGSLVTTVTSRDPATIAKLAPALAAYHGRLHLLDAEAAKESTGHGSPLPMLKHGGPGRAGGGEELGGIRAVYHYLQRTAIQGSPTMLAAVTGEYIRGAKVIENDIHPFRYHFEDLQISQSLLTHRRTVTEADLVNFGCLSGDHFYMHFDEIAARKSQFGKRIAHGYFVLSAAAGLFVYPGEGPVLANYGLDTLRFIEPVAPGDTIRARLTCKRKIDQGRTSPDGHPQGVVVWDVQVTNQEDELVASYDILTLVAKKPE; encoded by the coding sequence ATGTCAGTTCTCAAGAGTTTTATTGCCGGTGACTGGATTGGTGAGCAGGCAGCAAAAGCGCTGCCCAGCGCCATCAACGGCGAGATCGTTGCGCATACGCACGACGATACTCTGGATTTCAGGAAAGCCGTGGAATACGGCCGCAAGGTCGGCGGGAAAACCCTGCTGGCCATGGATTTCCAGGAGCGCGCTCTGGCTCTCAAAGCCATGGCGATGTACCTGCAAGAGCACAAAAAAGAACTTTATGCCCTCTCGATGCACACCGGTTCCAGCAAAGCGGATAACGGTATTGATATCGATGGCGGGTTCGGTACGCTGTTTTCCTACGCCAGCATGGGCCGCCGTGAGCTGCCGTCCGGCAACGTTATACACGAAGGCCCGGTTACGCAGCTGGGCAAAAACAACCACTTTGCCGGCACCCACATCATGGTGCCCCGTGGCGGCGTAGCCGTTCATATCGACGCCTACAACTTCCCGGTATGGGGCATGCTGGAAAAGTTTGCACCCACATTCCTGGCGGGCATGCCCTCCATTGTGAAGCCGGCTACTTCCACCTGCTACGTTACCGAGCTGGCCGTTCGCCTGATGCACGAATCCGGCGCTCTGCCGGAAGGCAGCCTGCAGCTGATCATCGGCAGCACCGGCGATCTGTTCGAGCACCTGGAAGAACAGGATGTGGTCACCTTTACCGGCTCGGCGAAGACGGCACGCATGCTGCGCAACCATCCGAACATCATCAACCGTTCTATTCCGTTCAATGCAGAAGCCGACTCGCTGAACAGTGCCCTTCTGGCTCCGGATGTGACGCCGGAACACGAAGAGTTCGACCTGTTTGTACGGGAAGTGGGCCGAGAAATGGTTGCCAAGGCTGGCCAGAAGTGCACCGCGATCCGCCGGGTCATGGTGCCTCAGGATCAGGTACAGGCAGTGTGCGACAAGCTCAAAGAACGTCTCTCGAAAATCACCACAGGTGATCCTTCGGTCGAAGGCGTACGCATGGGCGCCCTGGCATCGATCGACCAGCTTGAAGACGTTAAAGCCAACATCCAGGAACTGCTGAAAACCAGTGAGCTGGTTGTCGGTGGCGAAGGCAACTTCAAGCCAACCGGCGAAGGTACCGAGAAAGGCGCATTCATTGAACCGCACGTGCTGCTGTGCCGTAATCCGGAAAACGGCTGTGGCGCGCACGACATTGAGGCCTTTGGCCCGGTTGCCACAATCATTCCCTACAACACCCTGGACGAAGCGATTGAGCTGGTCGCCAAGGGCCGTGGCTCATTGGTTACCACAGTGACCAGCCGCGACCCGGCTACCATTGCCAAGCTGGCACCGGCACTTGCCGCCTATCACGGCCGCCTGCACCTGCTGGACGCAGAAGCTGCAAAAGAATCCACAGGCCACGGCTCTCCCCTGCCTATGCTGAAGCACGGCGGGCCCGGGCGCGCTGGCGGCGGTGAAGAACTTGGCGGTATCCGCGCTGTGTATCACTACCTGCAACGTACAGCCATTCAGGGCTCCCCCACCATGCTGGCCGCAGTAACCGGCGAGTACATCCGCGGGGCGAAAGTGATCGAGAACGACATACACCCGTTCCGGTATCACTTCGAAGATCTTCAGATCAGCCAGTCACTGCTGACCCACCGTCGCACGGTTACTGAGGCGGATCTGGTGAACTTCGGCTGCCTGTCAGGCGATCACTTCTACATGCACTTTGACGAAATCGCCGCCCGTAAAAGTCAATTCGGCAAGCGCATCGCACACGGCTATTTCGTGCTGTCTGCTGCGGCCGGCCTGTTTGTGTATCCGGGCGAAGGTCCGGTGCTGGCGAACTACGGTCTGGATACGTTGCGGTTCATCGAGCCGGTAGCGCCGGGCGATACCATTCGTGCCCGCCTGACCTGCAAGCGCAAGATCGACCAGGGCCGCACCTCGCCAGATGGCCATCCGCAAGGCGTGGTAGTCTGGGACGTTCAGGTCACCAATCAGGAAGACGAGCTGGTTGCCAGCTACGATATTCTGACACTGGTCGCCAAAAAGCCGGAATAA
- the paaA gene encoding 1,2-phenylacetyl-CoA epoxidase subunit PaaA produces the protein MYAQMVDTGTKRLKTLEEMSPEERDFQEKVDAETKIEAKNWMPDGYRKTLIRQISQHAHSEIVGMLPEGNWVTRAPTLKRKLQLMAKIQDEAGHGLYLYSAMETLGADRDVEIQKLHDGKAKYSSIFNYPTLNWADMGAVGWLVDGAAIVNQVVLQRTSYGPYSRAMVRICKEESFHQRQGYQILLDMMREGTQDQKDMVQDAINRLWWPALMMFGPHDDESPNSQQSMVWKIKRKSNDELRQMFIDQTIPQLEFLGCTVPDPDLKWNEESGHYDFGDIDWKEFYDVLKGDGPCNHERISTRRKAIDEGAWVREAAVAYAAKQKQRAAA, from the coding sequence ATGTACGCACAGATGGTTGATACCGGAACCAAGCGCCTCAAGACCCTGGAAGAAATGTCTCCCGAAGAGCGGGACTTCCAGGAAAAGGTAGATGCGGAAACGAAGATTGAAGCCAAGAACTGGATGCCAGACGGCTATCGTAAAACGCTGATCCGCCAGATCTCCCAGCATGCCCACTCGGAAATCGTCGGCATGCTGCCCGAAGGCAACTGGGTTACTCGCGCGCCGACGCTCAAGCGGAAGCTGCAGCTGATGGCCAAAATCCAGGACGAAGCGGGCCACGGCCTGTACCTGTACAGCGCCATGGAAACTCTGGGCGCTGACCGGGATGTAGAAATCCAGAAGCTGCACGACGGCAAAGCCAAGTATTCAAGCATCTTCAACTATCCAACCCTGAACTGGGCCGATATGGGTGCAGTAGGCTGGCTCGTTGATGGTGCCGCCATTGTTAACCAGGTGGTGCTGCAACGTACTTCCTACGGTCCTTACTCCCGCGCCATGGTACGTATCTGTAAGGAAGAGAGCTTCCACCAACGTCAGGGCTACCAGATCCTGCTGGACATGATGCGTGAGGGTACCCAGGACCAGAAAGATATGGTGCAAGACGCCATTAACCGCCTGTGGTGGCCGGCGCTTATGATGTTCGGCCCACACGACGATGAGTCCCCCAACTCCCAGCAGTCCATGGTCTGGAAGATCAAGCGTAAGAGTAATGACGAACTACGCCAGATGTTCATTGACCAGACAATTCCACAGCTCGAATTCCTCGGCTGCACCGTGCCCGACCCGGATCTGAAGTGGAACGAAGAGAGTGGTCACTACGACTTCGGAGACATCGACTGGAAAGAGTTCTACGACGTACTCAAGGGCGATGGCCCCTGCAACCATGAGCGTATTTCTACTCGCCGGAAAGCCATTGATGAGGGTGCCTGGGTACGGGAAGCTGCCGTTGCCTACGCCGCAAAACAAAAACAGCGCGCAGCCGCGTAA